The Vibrio ishigakensis genome has a window encoding:
- a CDS encoding DUF3313 domain-containing protein, translating into MKTKILLLAIATALAGCASALPEKDELALLNGNHKYQELDYKSDEQGLFWKSDDYKIDEYQNVIVDDVKIQLSQSIKDKVSPEVVARFEAEIKASLTEKSNKLFPHDTASQKQAMVDVNIIKVEDLEEDIRVREFIPVGAAIGLAKLAAGTRDRSVRLIVDVDVNDKADGHLLARRVFAINNNGVLENDHSKITSKVLDKDVEKITQQGAEFILHTLYM; encoded by the coding sequence GTGAAAACCAAAATCCTTCTACTAGCTATAGCGACGGCACTTGCTGGATGTGCGAGCGCACTACCAGAGAAAGATGAACTCGCTCTACTTAATGGCAACCACAAATACCAAGAACTTGATTATAAATCTGATGAACAAGGTCTCTTTTGGAAATCAGATGACTACAAGATTGACGAATACCAAAACGTCATTGTGGATGATGTAAAAATCCAGCTAAGCCAGAGCATCAAAGACAAAGTCAGCCCAGAAGTGGTCGCAAGATTTGAGGCTGAGATCAAAGCCTCTCTTACTGAGAAGTCTAACAAGCTGTTCCCTCATGATACCGCTAGCCAAAAACAAGCAATGGTAGATGTAAATATCATCAAGGTTGAAGACCTAGAAGAAGATATCCGAGTGCGAGAGTTCATTCCTGTTGGCGCTGCGATTGGCCTAGCGAAACTAGCAGCTGGTACCCGCGACCGCTCTGTTCGCCTAATTGTAGATGTGGATGTGAATGATAAAGCAGACGGTCATCTCTTGGCTCGTCGTGTATTCGCTATCAACAACAATGGCGTGCTTGAGAACGACCATTCAAAGATCACCAGCAAGGTGCTGGACAAAGACGTAGAGAAAATTACTCAGCAGGGTGCTGAATTTATTCTTCATACACTCTATATGTAA
- a CDS encoding DUF3081 domain-containing protein, producing the protein MKNDLDSSKVLQAYECVMNNGTPTEHGKIYEGVEAFSDYDGYNVFLRGNGVELKVGFHNTYHLEYDQEHLRDSFLKKVAFLAK; encoded by the coding sequence ATGAAAAACGATCTAGATTCGAGCAAAGTATTGCAAGCCTATGAGTGTGTGATGAACAACGGCACACCAACAGAGCATGGCAAAATCTACGAAGGCGTTGAGGCGTTTTCTGATTACGACGGCTATAACGTGTTTTTACGAGGAAATGGGGTGGAGCTGAAAGTAGGTTTTCACAACACCTATCATTTGGAATACGACCAAGAACACCTAAGAGATAGCTTTCTGAAAAAAGTGGCGTTTCTCGCCAAGTAG
- a CDS encoding ABC transporter ATP-binding protein/permease produces the protein MSSKNNKNLSILLKLTTFVAPYKWRVAAALFALVATASLTLSVGYGVRILIDEGFAQQSLVELTNAIQFIVGITLCIAIGTFFRFYLVSSVGERVSADIRLAVFNHVISLHPSYFETNSSGDIMSRLTTDTTLLQSIIGSSFSMAMRSALMCIGAIIMLFATNFKLTLIVLASVPFVLVPILVYGRRVRALSRQSQDSMADVGSYAGEAIEHIKTVQSFSSEQFEKSAFAVEVEKAFEVGRQRVKQRAILISGVIVIVFSAIAGMLWVGGSDVIKGEMSAGNLGAFVFYAIMVASSMATISEVLGELQRAAGATERLVEILQVESDISAPSNHKDIDTNMPAEVVFKGVDFNYPSRPNQPAIKGLDLTAEQGKVLALVGPSGAGKTTLFELLQRFYDPQQGQVLFAGEDVRQFDPKDLRRQMALVPQQPALFSHDVFHNIRYGNPEATDEQVIEAAKKAHAHEFIEKLPDGYHSFLGERGVRLSGGQKQRIAIARAILKDPKILLLDEATSALDSESEHHVQQALEALMKGRTTLIIAHRLSTIQHADKIAVLDGGELVDIGNHQSLMQSCELYQRLVALQFKHLD, from the coding sequence ATGAGTAGTAAAAACAATAAGAACCTCAGTATCCTTCTTAAGCTCACCACCTTTGTTGCTCCCTACAAATGGCGAGTAGCTGCAGCCTTGTTTGCGCTAGTGGCAACCGCCAGCCTAACCTTATCCGTGGGATATGGGGTACGCATCTTGATTGATGAAGGGTTTGCTCAGCAATCTCTGGTTGAGCTCACCAACGCAATCCAATTTATTGTTGGAATTACCTTATGCATCGCAATCGGCACCTTCTTTCGCTTCTATCTCGTTTCATCGGTAGGCGAGCGAGTCAGTGCTGATATTCGGCTGGCGGTGTTTAACCATGTAATTTCCCTGCACCCTAGTTACTTCGAGACCAATAGCAGCGGCGATATTATGTCGCGCCTCACCACGGACACCACGCTGTTGCAAAGCATTATCGGCTCATCGTTTTCCATGGCGATGCGCAGCGCCCTGATGTGCATCGGCGCTATCATCATGTTGTTTGCCACCAACTTTAAGCTGACCCTGATTGTGCTCGCTTCTGTTCCTTTTGTACTTGTCCCTATCTTGGTTTACGGACGGCGTGTACGTGCCCTATCCCGCCAAAGCCAGGACTCTATGGCAGATGTAGGTAGCTATGCTGGTGAAGCGATAGAACACATTAAAACGGTGCAAAGCTTCAGCTCTGAACAGTTTGAGAAGTCCGCCTTCGCAGTAGAGGTAGAAAAAGCGTTTGAGGTGGGCAGGCAACGGGTCAAACAGCGAGCAATCTTAATATCGGGCGTTATCGTAATCGTGTTCAGCGCCATCGCCGGCATGCTTTGGGTTGGAGGCAGTGATGTTATCAAGGGCGAGATGTCAGCGGGTAACCTTGGGGCATTTGTGTTCTATGCCATAATGGTGGCCTCTTCGATGGCAACCATTTCAGAGGTGCTTGGTGAACTGCAAAGAGCTGCTGGCGCAACCGAGAGATTAGTGGAGATCCTGCAGGTAGAGAGCGATATCAGCGCACCAAGCAATCATAAAGATATCGATACAAACATGCCCGCAGAGGTGGTATTCAAAGGGGTTGATTTCAACTATCCATCTAGGCCAAATCAACCAGCTATCAAAGGTTTAGATCTAACCGCAGAACAAGGCAAGGTGTTAGCTCTGGTTGGCCCATCGGGTGCGGGTAAAACAACCCTATTCGAACTACTGCAACGCTTTTACGACCCTCAGCAGGGTCAGGTATTGTTTGCAGGAGAAGACGTTCGTCAGTTCGACCCAAAAGACCTTCGCAGGCAGATGGCCCTAGTCCCGCAACAGCCAGCCTTGTTCAGTCACGATGTGTTTCACAATATTCGTTACGGAAACCCTGAGGCGACCGATGAACAAGTTATTGAAGCGGCTAAAAAAGCCCATGCCCACGAGTTTATCGAAAAGCTGCCCGACGGCTATCATAGCTTTTTAGGGGAGCGTGGCGTGAGGCTCTCTGGTGGTCAGAAACAACGCATCGCCATTGCCCGCGCAATCTTGAAAGACCCTAAGATCCTACTTTTAGATGAGGCGACCAGTGCTCTGGATAGCGAGAGCGAACACCATGTCCAGCAAGCACTAGAGGCTTTAATGAAAGGACGCACAACGCTGATCATTGCCCATCGTCTATCCACCATTCAGCATGCTGACAAGATTGCGGTGCTCGACGGAGGTGAGCTGGTCGATATTGGCAACCACCAATCATTGATGCAAAGCTGTGAGCTCTATCAGCGATTAGTGGCATTGCAGTTTAAGCACCTAGATTAA
- a CDS encoding efflux RND transporter periplasmic adaptor subunit: MNVLKFILPAALVLGAGVTCYSSYTAYTESLWTRDAKIHVEIAEISPKVSGEIVAIKVQDNQYVNEGDLLFVIDDADYRNNLSQAKFAMLKAQAELKQSQSVYRRDSKLLPAKLISQEQVISEKLQVEANKAQFQQSKVNLEKAELDLSRTKVYAPKNGYVTNLNQREGNFINTGETFVALVESDTYYVQAYFTETKIKDIQEGHRVTVHPFSSGESFYGTIEGVGRAISDQSADSSGLISNVNPTVPWVRLAQRVPVRISIPKEVIARERLIAGTTVSVDIK, encoded by the coding sequence GTGAATGTTCTTAAATTTATTCTGCCAGCTGCTCTAGTGCTAGGTGCGGGCGTAACGTGTTACTCATCTTATACCGCTTACACTGAATCTTTATGGACACGAGATGCCAAAATCCATGTTGAGATAGCAGAGATCTCACCCAAGGTATCGGGGGAGATTGTCGCTATCAAGGTGCAGGATAATCAGTATGTGAATGAAGGAGATTTGCTGTTTGTAATCGACGACGCGGACTACAGGAATAACCTGTCACAGGCGAAATTTGCCATGCTAAAAGCACAGGCAGAGCTTAAGCAATCACAAAGCGTCTATCGACGAGATTCGAAACTGCTTCCAGCAAAGCTTATCTCTCAAGAGCAGGTTATCTCTGAAAAGCTGCAGGTAGAGGCCAACAAGGCTCAGTTTCAGCAGAGTAAAGTGAACCTTGAAAAGGCGGAGTTAGACCTAAGCCGAACCAAGGTTTACGCACCTAAAAATGGCTATGTGACCAACCTTAATCAGCGCGAAGGAAATTTTATCAATACCGGTGAAACCTTTGTGGCACTGGTGGAAAGTGACACCTATTACGTGCAAGCCTACTTCACTGAAACCAAGATCAAAGATATCCAAGAAGGGCATAGAGTGACCGTTCATCCTTTCTCTTCAGGTGAGTCTTTCTATGGAACAATCGAGGGGGTAGGGCGTGCTATCTCTGACCAAAGTGCGGACAGTTCGGGCTTGATCTCTAATGTTAACCCAACCGTGCCTTGGGTGCGTTTGGCTCAGCGTGTCCCTGTTCGTATCAGCATCCCTAAAGAGGTTATCGCGAGAGAGAGATTGATCGCTGGTACAACCGTTTCAGTGGATATCAAATGA
- a CDS encoding FUSC family protein encodes MMLMTWIRQWSNPDSMTFAFRFCLAVLLTWMISLLFDSQATGTAMMTAAIIQITGTRGASIKKSVARLAGTFIGGAYVLFVASATMIDAWLFNAFIILGIVVSLGIASYFHRRVAYMFAVVGITLSLVGFPIAAEADMTNLFDHVQLRCIGISFGILMSMVASYIIPYADDKRELLFVKAQTEKFISELFRSEASKVTKLIRTFLSLVGKKWLAVDDEIYGSHSDKSVKEKSRATFYDCINIGVQAIEYRKLGDAVGMSQSAWQELEDSGFKLDTEYREKWQLAPGPLLELFEERSADFALQLQSFNQQEIVYDYSESKYVDDINNFTDGFLVLSNMARATLALFLLSFMWIELQWQDGMSAIIMAGMISSVYASQPGAEGAFSTNIYAQFLAGAFAFLVNFIVMPIGSPVILFITGFIGVYTMAYWFWQSRSLMKIVFMVSLFSWSNLVPLTASPSYDFAHFLNSVVANLVGLLVLWTSYQVLPSRRTADVIKKRLTRLVKRLKHGDKNTKTKININNLILSSYSFLIDESDDDSVFTLLYTKALTRVLDEEELDQEQRKLLLASIDNGKTNLKLNQKLVDLIEHKTGSKEEVNYNWFALSRLLHA; translated from the coding sequence ATGATGTTGATGACTTGGATTCGACAGTGGTCAAACCCTGACTCTATGACCTTTGCATTTCGCTTTTGCTTAGCTGTGCTGCTGACTTGGATGATATCTCTGTTGTTTGATTCTCAGGCTACAGGAACCGCAATGATGACTGCAGCCATCATCCAAATAACCGGCACACGTGGCGCAAGCATCAAAAAATCTGTAGCGCGATTGGCTGGCACCTTTATTGGCGGCGCTTACGTTTTGTTCGTGGCCAGTGCCACCATGATCGATGCTTGGTTGTTTAACGCCTTTATTATCCTCGGCATAGTGGTTAGTCTCGGTATCGCTTCTTACTTTCATCGCCGTGTAGCCTATATGTTTGCCGTGGTGGGTATCACCCTCTCGCTGGTGGGCTTTCCTATTGCAGCAGAAGCGGATATGACCAACCTGTTTGACCATGTTCAGCTGAGATGTATTGGGATTTCGTTCGGCATCCTAATGTCGATGGTGGCGAGCTACATCATTCCCTATGCGGATGATAAACGTGAGCTGTTGTTTGTTAAGGCGCAAACAGAAAAGTTTATCTCCGAGCTGTTCCGTTCAGAGGCTTCAAAGGTTACCAAGCTAATACGCACATTCTTGAGCCTAGTGGGTAAGAAGTGGCTGGCGGTAGATGATGAAATCTATGGCAGTCACAGCGATAAAAGTGTGAAAGAAAAGAGCCGAGCTACCTTTTACGACTGCATTAATATTGGCGTACAGGCGATTGAGTACAGGAAGCTGGGTGATGCCGTTGGTATGTCGCAGTCAGCGTGGCAGGAGTTAGAAGACAGTGGCTTTAAGCTAGACACAGAATATCGAGAGAAATGGCAACTGGCACCAGGGCCTTTGCTTGAACTGTTTGAGGAGCGTTCAGCTGACTTTGCTCTTCAACTGCAAAGCTTTAATCAACAAGAGATTGTGTACGATTACAGCGAGAGTAAGTATGTCGATGATATTAACAATTTCACTGATGGCTTCCTCGTGCTCAGTAATATGGCTAGAGCAACGCTCGCACTCTTTTTACTTTCGTTTATGTGGATAGAACTGCAATGGCAAGATGGAATGAGTGCCATCATTATGGCGGGCATGATCAGTTCGGTGTATGCCTCTCAGCCAGGGGCTGAGGGAGCATTTAGCACCAACATCTATGCTCAGTTTTTGGCAGGGGCGTTTGCCTTTTTGGTTAACTTCATTGTCATGCCGATAGGCTCTCCCGTGATCTTGTTTATCACTGGCTTTATCGGCGTATACACAATGGCCTACTGGTTCTGGCAGAGTCGCTCTCTGATGAAGATAGTGTTTATGGTATCGCTATTCTCATGGAGTAATTTGGTGCCACTGACCGCGTCACCATCTTATGACTTTGCCCATTTCCTAAATTCTGTTGTGGCGAATCTGGTGGGCTTGCTTGTTCTTTGGACCTCTTATCAAGTGTTGCCATCTCGCAGAACGGCGGATGTAATCAAGAAGCGCCTGACTCGCTTGGTGAAAAGGCTAAAGCATGGAGATAAGAACACTAAAACCAAGATTAACATCAATAATCTTATTCTTTCATCGTACTCATTCTTAATAGATGAGTCGGATGATGACTCAGTATTTACGCTCTTATACACCAAGGCCCTTACTCGGGTTCTGGATGAAGAAGAGTTGGACCAAGAGCAACGTAAACTGCTGCTCGCGTCAATCGACAATGGAAAGACAAATCTCAAGCTTAACCAGAAGTTGGTGGATTTAATTGAGCATAAAACTGGGAGTAAAGAAGAGGTGAACTACAACTGGTTCGCTCTGTCGAGATTACTTCATGCTTGA
- a CDS encoding GNAT family N-acetyltransferase has translation MTVAIRPAHPSELELVYHLVTSNQEWTEFNGPYFPYQHPTLDEFKNSTFKRLLSGKDIQLVTLDDVPVGTVSSYWECEETRWLEAGVVIYDSSVWGKGVAARAVRLWVSYLFDTHAIERVGMTTWSGNPRMMALALKLGFQQEARLRKVRYYRGHYYDSVKFGVLRSEWQAICSAVNKTREQVL, from the coding sequence ATGACAGTAGCAATCAGACCGGCCCACCCTAGCGAACTAGAGCTGGTCTATCATCTTGTCACCTCTAATCAAGAGTGGACCGAATTTAACGGGCCGTATTTCCCCTACCAGCATCCAACGCTAGATGAGTTCAAGAACTCTACCTTCAAAAGGCTACTCTCAGGTAAAGATATCCAGTTAGTCACACTGGATGATGTTCCTGTAGGTACAGTTAGCAGTTACTGGGAGTGTGAGGAGACACGTTGGCTTGAAGCTGGCGTTGTTATCTATGACTCCTCTGTTTGGGGCAAAGGTGTGGCTGCGAGAGCCGTTCGCCTTTGGGTGAGTTATCTGTTTGATACGCATGCTATTGAGCGAGTGGGCATGACTACCTGGTCTGGAAACCCGCGAATGATGGCCTTAGCCCTTAAACTTGGCTTTCAACAAGAGGCGAGGTTGCGTAAGGTTCGCTACTATCGAGGCCACTACTACGATTCGGTGAAATTTGGGGTTCTGCGCTCCGAGTGGCAAGCCATATGTTCTGCCGTCAACAAAACAAGGGAACAGGTCCTTTAA
- a CDS encoding sulfite exporter TauE/SafE family protein → MDILLLFIAGLLGGALNSIAGGGTFITFPALVFAGVPPIAANATNTFSSFAGYLSGAYAFRAEMANHKKTAVLIAIASLVGGSIGAYLLLNIEEREFNNVIPWLMLFATLMFIYGSQIGGYLKKLSTKSSKTEYMWLAFLGVLFLLVAIYGGFFNAGLGIITLSYLVLAGFNNINLMNGLKLLVSCFVSIIAIAIFIANDLIAWYEGTVVMLGALVGGYYSAILSTRLSQATIRKVVIVISVGTTAYFFVQAISDLI, encoded by the coding sequence ATGGATATACTTCTTCTTTTCATAGCCGGGCTTCTTGGCGGAGCGCTTAATTCAATCGCGGGTGGCGGCACCTTTATCACCTTTCCTGCCCTGGTGTTTGCTGGCGTACCACCGATAGCAGCCAACGCCACCAATACCTTCTCATCCTTCGCAGGCTATTTAAGTGGTGCTTACGCCTTTCGTGCTGAGATGGCGAACCATAAGAAAACTGCCGTTCTGATTGCAATCGCTAGTTTAGTTGGTGGCTCCATAGGTGCCTATCTGCTGCTTAATATTGAAGAGAGGGAGTTCAATAATGTTATCCCTTGGCTGATGTTGTTTGCGACCTTGATGTTTATCTATGGAAGCCAAATAGGTGGGTATCTGAAGAAGTTATCCACTAAAAGCAGTAAGACAGAGTACATGTGGTTGGCGTTCTTAGGTGTGTTATTCCTGTTAGTGGCCATCTACGGAGGTTTCTTCAATGCAGGCCTTGGTATCATTACCTTGAGCTATCTGGTATTGGCTGGGTTTAACAATATCAACCTGATGAACGGGCTTAAGCTATTGGTTTCTTGCTTTGTTTCCATCATTGCTATCGCCATTTTTATCGCCAACGATTTAATAGCCTGGTATGAGGGCACAGTAGTGATGCTTGGCGCCTTGGTTGGTGGCTATTATTCTGCAATCTTGTCTACTCGGCTCTCCCAAGCCACCATTCGTAAGGTGGTCATCGTTATAAGCGTAGGCACAACGGCTTACTTCTTTGTGCAAGCCATTAGCGATTTAATCTAG
- a CDS encoding phospholipase A — protein sequence MKLSARHSKALLLVLALGASQAFAQETTSQEQSFDNCLLRKIHMDVEQDNLDEIKQTCLQETKTHHTTVRHELEKESEDNPFVITSYRQNYFLPITNMDHINTAPYTDDVFGDGADKLDNKEIKFQISFKISMFDDVFFEDDEIYFGFTMKSFLQAYAEEISSPFRDINYRPEFFYETTLPIDMGEGVWFTRVGFEHESNGRTEELSRSWNRLFAGIGYEEKDFMVYLQPWITAGGMDHANKDIEDYLGHYELTAAYNLSVFEFTGLARYNFDTGYGGVEAGVSFPLPYLKKVRGYVQYYQGYGESLIDYNYNIQRIGVGVLLTDFI from the coding sequence ATGAAATTATCTGCTCGCCATTCTAAAGCCTTATTGCTGGTACTTGCTTTAGGGGCTTCACAAGCGTTTGCGCAAGAAACTACTAGCCAAGAACAATCTTTTGATAACTGTTTGCTTCGTAAAATCCATATGGATGTCGAGCAAGATAATCTCGACGAAATTAAACAAACATGTCTTCAGGAGACAAAAACTCATCACACTACGGTGCGTCATGAATTGGAGAAGGAGTCAGAGGACAATCCTTTTGTCATCACTTCGTATAGGCAAAACTATTTCTTGCCTATTACCAACATGGACCATATAAATACGGCACCGTACACAGACGATGTGTTTGGTGATGGTGCAGACAAGTTGGATAACAAAGAGATCAAGTTTCAGATCAGCTTTAAGATTTCCATGTTTGACGATGTCTTCTTTGAGGATGATGAGATTTACTTTGGCTTTACTATGAAGTCATTTTTGCAGGCTTATGCTGAAGAGATTTCTTCGCCATTTCGTGACATCAACTACCGCCCCGAATTCTTTTATGAGACTACGCTTCCTATTGATATGGGCGAGGGCGTCTGGTTTACCCGTGTGGGCTTCGAGCATGAGTCCAACGGTCGTACGGAAGAGCTAAGTCGCAGCTGGAACCGATTGTTTGCGGGTATCGGCTACGAAGAAAAAGACTTTATGGTGTACCTACAACCTTGGATTACCGCTGGTGGTATGGATCATGCTAACAAAGATATTGAAGACTATCTTGGTCACTATGAGTTGACCGCAGCGTACAACCTAAGTGTGTTCGAATTCACCGGTTTAGCTCGATACAACTTTGATACTGGCTATGGTGGCGTTGAAGCGGGGGTTAGCTTCCCACTGCCATACCTGAAAAAAGTACGAGGTTATGTGCAGTACTACCAAGGCTACGGTGAGAGCTTGATTGATTACAATTACAACATACAGCGCATCGGTGTTGGTGTGCTCCTTACAGACTTTATTTAA
- the pdxY gene encoding pyridoxal kinase PdxY, whose translation MTNIISIQSHVVFGHAGNSSAVFPMQRMGVEVWPIHTVQFSNHTQYQQGWSGRAFDSSDITDLIAGIDKIEQLANCDALVSGYQGSGAQCDSVAAAVAKLKERNPNALYVCDPVMGDPKKGCIVPEEVTDKLVNGLMSLADVIVPNQFELTQFTGMEINTLEDAIAACRHAISKGPKMVLVKHLHSLSDESFSMMLATEDGVYLAQRPHLEFAKQPVGVGDLISGLFTAGLVKGKSPKQAFEHAHNAAYGVLKVTHESQTWELQTIKAQDEFVEPSSNYAVQEVS comes from the coding sequence ATGACGAATATCATCTCTATCCAATCCCATGTTGTATTTGGCCATGCAGGGAACAGCTCTGCGGTTTTTCCAATGCAGAGAATGGGTGTGGAAGTATGGCCAATCCATACGGTGCAATTTTCTAACCATACCCAGTATCAGCAGGGCTGGAGTGGTCGTGCATTTGACTCTTCAGACATCACGGACTTGATTGCAGGCATCGACAAGATTGAGCAACTGGCCAACTGTGATGCTTTGGTCTCTGGCTATCAAGGTAGCGGCGCTCAATGTGACTCAGTTGCTGCTGCCGTGGCTAAATTAAAGGAGCGCAATCCGAATGCCTTGTATGTGTGTGACCCTGTGATGGGGGACCCGAAAAAGGGTTGCATCGTGCCAGAGGAAGTTACCGATAAATTGGTCAATGGCTTGATGTCTCTAGCTGATGTGATAGTGCCAAATCAGTTCGAGCTGACTCAGTTTACTGGGATGGAAATTAACACCCTAGAAGATGCGATTGCTGCCTGTCGTCATGCCATCAGTAAAGGCCCGAAAATGGTACTGGTTAAGCATCTTCACTCATTGTCTGATGAAAGCTTCTCTATGATGCTAGCCACAGAAGATGGTGTTTATTTAGCTCAGCGTCCGCATCTAGAGTTCGCTAAACAACCGGTTGGTGTAGGTGACTTAATCTCAGGCTTGTTCACCGCAGGTCTGGTGAAGGGTAAATCACCAAAACAGGCGTTTGAGCATGCGCATAACGCCGCTTATGGGGTATTGAAGGTTACACACGAATCTCAAACTTGGGAGCTTCAGACCATCAAAGCTCAAGACGAATTTGTGGAGCCGAGCTCTAACTATGCGGTGCAAGAGGTGAGTTAA
- a CDS encoding glutamate decarboxylase, translated as MLLNDVNPQSIDDVFADELLDSTVNKTTFPSNESNPDAAYQLVSDELILDGNSRQNLATFCQTWVDDNIHKIMDECIDKNMIDKDEYPQTAEIENRCVHMLADLWNSPDAENTMGCSTTGSSEAAMLGGMAMKWRWREKRRKEGKSTDKPNLICGPVQVCWHKFAKYWDVELREIPMEGDRLLMTPEEVLARVDENTIGVVPTLGVTFTCQYEPVKAIADALDKLEAETGLDIPMHVDGASGAFIAPFVDPELEWDFRIPRVKSINASGHKYGLAPLGVGWVVFREAQDLPEDLIFRVNYLGGDMPTFALNFSRPGGQIVAQYYNFLRLGKEGYRRIHEACYHSAQYLSDEVEKMGLFDIIYDGRGGIPAMSFSLKKDVDAGFNLFDLSDAIRARGWQIAAYSMPSNREDLVIMRILIRHGVSHDMVDLLVQDLKRTIEKFQKFPIVNSVDEESSSTFNHG; from the coding sequence ATGCTACTTAACGACGTAAACCCTCAGTCAATTGATGATGTATTTGCAGATGAATTGCTAGATTCAACTGTTAATAAGACTACATTTCCTAGTAATGAGTCTAATCCAGATGCAGCTTATCAATTGGTATCTGACGAACTAATTTTAGATGGTAACTCTCGCCAGAACTTGGCTACTTTCTGCCAAACTTGGGTTGACGATAATATCCATAAGATCATGGACGAATGTATCGATAAAAACATGATCGATAAGGATGAATATCCTCAAACTGCTGAGATTGAAAACCGCTGCGTTCACATGCTGGCTGACCTTTGGAATTCACCAGACGCAGAAAACACTATGGGCTGTTCAACAACAGGCTCAAGTGAAGCAGCAATGCTAGGTGGCATGGCAATGAAATGGCGCTGGCGCGAGAAGCGTCGCAAAGAAGGCAAATCTACTGACAAGCCAAACCTTATCTGCGGCCCTGTTCAAGTATGTTGGCACAAGTTTGCTAAATACTGGGACGTTGAACTTCGTGAAATCCCTATGGAAGGCGACCGTCTGCTGATGACTCCTGAAGAGGTTTTAGCGCGCGTTGATGAAAACACCATCGGCGTAGTTCCAACTCTTGGCGTTACCTTTACTTGCCAGTACGAACCAGTAAAAGCAATCGCAGATGCTCTAGACAAGCTAGAAGCAGAAACTGGCCTAGATATCCCAATGCACGTAGATGGCGCGAGCGGCGCATTCATCGCACCCTTCGTTGACCCAGAGCTAGAGTGGGACTTCCGTATTCCTCGCGTTAAGTCTATCAACGCATCTGGTCACAAATATGGTCTAGCACCTCTTGGTGTGGGCTGGGTGGTATTCCGCGAAGCTCAAGACCTTCCAGAAGATCTTATCTTCCGCGTGAACTACCTAGGTGGCGACATGCCAACCTTCGCACTGAACTTCTCTCGCCCTGGTGGTCAGATCGTAGCTCAATACTACAACTTCCTGCGTCTTGGTAAAGAAGGTTACCGTCGTATCCATGAGGCTTGCTACCACTCGGCACAGTACCTATCTGACGAAGTAGAGAAAATGGGCCTATTCGACATCATCTATGACGGTCGTGGCGGTATCCCTGCGATGAGTTTCAGCCTTAAAAAAGATGTAGATGCGGGCTTTAACCTATTCGACCTAAGCGACGCTATCCGTGCTCGCGGCTGGCAAATTGCGGCTTACTCAATGCCGTCAAACCGTGAAGACCTAGTGATCATGCGCATCCTTATTCGTCACGGCGTAAGCCACGACATGGTTGACCTACTGGTTCAAGACCTAAAACGCACTATCGAAAAATTCCAGAAATTCCCGATAGTGAATTCTGTAGATGAAGAGAGCTCAAGCACCTTCAACCACGGTTAA